In a genomic window of Xylanivirga thermophila:
- a CDS encoding energy-coupling factor ABC transporter ATP-binding protein: MEDLIRVKCLKHVYPDNTEVSICGLDFVVKEGERVVILGPNGAGKTTLLEHILGLLSPVEGKVEVMGMRPDKRFNDVRKDIGVVFQNVDEQIIGPTVYDDIAFTPLNDGVDKEKTEKLVRDISKRLRIDHLLDKIPHYLSGGQKKKVALAGAMIMHPRILIMDEPFDSLDPRAKMDMINFLNDINREWGTSLVITTHDINLVPHIADKVYVIAGGRIIHNGSPEDTFSKVDILKEANLEPPVLMELFFRLKRKGYDLKTPHDMDEAEEILLNILKK; this comes from the coding sequence ATGGAAGATTTAATAAGAGTTAAATGTTTAAAGCATGTATACCCAGATAATACGGAGGTTAGCATATGCGGACTGGATTTTGTAGTAAAAGAAGGGGAACGGGTGGTTATATTAGGTCCTAATGGTGCCGGCAAGACTACTCTCCTTGAACATATACTAGGTCTTTTATCGCCGGTTGAAGGTAAGGTAGAGGTTATGGGGATGAGACCGGATAAAAGATTCAATGATGTACGTAAGGATATTGGTGTAGTATTTCAAAATGTGGATGAACAGATAATAGGTCCTACTGTATACGATGATATAGCTTTTACCCCATTAAATGACGGGGTTGACAAAGAAAAAACAGAAAAACTGGTAAGGGATATCTCAAAACGTCTAAGGATAGACCATCTTCTAGATAAGATCCCGCATTATTTAAGTGGTGGACAGAAAAAGAAGGTGGCACTGGCGGGAGCGATGATAATGCATCCTAGAATTTTGATAATGGACGAACCATTTGATAGTCTCGATCCAAGGGCTAAGATGGATATGATAAATTTTTTAAATGATATAAATAGGGAATGGGGTACCTCTCTTGTGATAACAACCCATGATATAAATCTGGTACCCCATATTGCCGATAAGGTATATGTGATAGCAGGCGGGAGGATAATACACAATGGAAGCCCGGAGGATACCTTTAGTAAGGTAGATATACTGAAAGAGGCCAATTTGGAGCCACCTGTTCTCATGGAACTATTTTTTCGATTGAAACGTAAGGGGTATGATTTAAAAACTCCCCATGATATGGATGAGGCAGAAGAAATTTTATTAAATATTTTAAAAAAGTAA
- a CDS encoding phosphatase PAP2 family protein: protein MLQSKDENTKWSRIKGIIYEYKHYAWASMYGVCQIWFNYCERTIEPKYYMVSRLDYHIPFIKWFVIPYLFWFVYMGVIFWYVGKESKKEFYKLCIYMFGGMCVCYTIYMVFPNGQNLRPVIVENDILSRMIRNIYMTDTPTNVCPSIHVYNSIAVHMALRRCGMLDDKPGIKLISFICMVLICASTMFIKQHSIKDVMWGTILAAVMYFLVYNMPRFVQRHILVTNQEEVSAKSNI, encoded by the coding sequence ATGCTGCAGTCTAAAGATGAAAATACTAAATGGTCTAGAATTAAGGGTATCATTTATGAGTATAAGCATTATGCTTGGGCCTCGATGTATGGAGTGTGCCAGATTTGGTTTAACTATTGTGAAAGGACAATAGAGCCTAAGTATTATATGGTATCAAGATTGGATTATCACATACCTTTTATAAAATGGTTTGTGATTCCCTATTTGTTTTGGTTTGTATATATGGGTGTTATATTTTGGTATGTAGGGAAGGAATCAAAAAAGGAATTTTATAAATTATGTATATATATGTTTGGCGGAATGTGCGTATGCTATACCATATATATGGTATTTCCTAATGGGCAAAACTTGCGCCCTGTTATAGTGGAAAACGATATTCTATCTAGAATGATAAGGAATATATATATGACTGACACACCTACAAATGTGTGCCCTAGCATACATGTATATAATTCCATAGCAGTACATATGGCTTTAAGGCGTTGTGGGATGCTAGATGACAAGCCGGGAATAAAACTCATATCTTTTATATGCATGGTGCTCATATGTGCTTCTACCATGTTTATAAAGCAGCATTCCATAAAGGATGTGATGTGGGGGACCATTTTAGCAGCTGTTATGTACTTTCTGGTATATAATATGCCGCGATTTGTACAACGCCATATATTGGTTACCAATCAAGAAGAGGTATCGGCAAAATCAAACATTTAA
- a CDS encoding amidohydrolase family protein, translated as MKHIIDIHTHAFPKNIEPKAVNFLRKYYGLEIPCSATMDSLIKSAKQGNVDKIVVCSTATSAHQVEDINNFISYNTDDRLIGFGTIHPDYLDFENEIKRIQHLGLKGIKLHPDFQKFYIDDPKMFPIYEAIGDKLPILMHTGDPNVDYSSPKRLSKVLDLFPKLRIIAAHMGGYCRWSEAEEYLIGKELFIDTSSTLFKLSPKQVTDIIRKHGTHKVLFGTDYPVSSHKEELDRFFHLPLTTKEQEAILWENASELLDLKME; from the coding sequence ATGAAACATATAATAGATATCCACACACATGCCTTTCCAAAAAACATTGAGCCAAAGGCAGTAAATTTTTTAAGAAAATACTATGGGCTTGAAATACCTTGTAGTGCAACAATGGATAGCCTCATTAAAAGTGCAAAACAGGGTAATGTAGATAAAATAGTCGTATGTTCCACGGCTACCTCAGCCCATCAGGTAGAAGATATAAACAATTTTATATCCTATAATACAGATGATAGATTAATAGGGTTTGGTACTATTCATCCCGATTATCTAGACTTTGAAAATGAGATTAAGCGCATACAACATTTAGGGCTTAAGGGTATAAAACTCCATCCGGATTTTCAAAAATTCTACATAGACGATCCAAAGATGTTCCCAATATATGAGGCGATTGGGGACAAACTCCCAATACTTATGCATACAGGGGATCCAAACGTAGATTATTCCAGTCCCAAAAGGCTCTCTAAGGTGCTAGATCTCTTCCCCAAGCTACGGATAATAGCAGCCCATATGGGAGGATACTGCCGTTGGTCCGAAGCAGAAGAATATTTGATAGGCAAGGAGCTTTTTATCGATACTTCCAGCACACTCTTCAAGCTATCTCCAAAACAGGTAACAGATATAATAAGGAAACATGGTACCCATAAAGTACTCTTTGGCACCGATTATCCCGTATCCTCACATAAGGAAGAACTGGATAGATTTTTCCATCTTCCACTAACAACCAAAGAACAGGAGGCAATACTTTGGGAAAATGCATCTGAGCTGTTGGATTTAAAAATGGAGTGA